GCTCTTGAAATGGTACGGGTAGCAACTTCAGTCAGTTCAATGCTACAACCAGCGCGACGGGTAATTTCGGCTGCGTTGCGCTTCAATACGGCGGCAGTTCCGCCGCCAACTGTTCCAATGCCTAGTAGACCAACTTTGATCGGTTTCATGATTCAAGTTTCTTCGTAAAGTTAAAACAGGAAATAACAAATTGCTCGCGAAAATAAAAGCGGTGCGCATCTTCTCTTTGTACGCCAGAATCTAGCTTCACTTTAGAGGCGCCTCGCTTTTTCGCGAGTTCAGACAAATGGCCGATAAGCAGCTTGCCAACTCCTTGTGAGCGCTGGGCTGAATCTGTCACCAGATCATCTACATAAAAATGGATGCCGTTAAATGTATTGCGGTAAGTGCGGAAAACGGCGATTCCTAACACTTGTGATTCTTCTTTATTGACGGCGGCAATCATCTCGCCGCCATCTGCAAATACGCCGTGCATGGCTAAGCCATAATCATCAGAGAGTTGTGGACGCAGTTGGCGATGTACCGCTTCAGATTTGGCTAGCCACTCTGGAGCAATAATTCTGCCGGCTGCGTCGGTAATCTCGATAATATGCATATTAACAGAACTGCTTATTGGCCTGCGTGGCGTTTACGGTAGCCATCTAGGAATCTAGCAATTCGATTCATTGCATCGGTCAAATCATCTTGGTTTGGCAAGAAGACAACGCGTAAGTGATCAGGGCGTGGCCAGTTAAAACCAGTGCCTTGTACTAACAATACTTTTTCTTCTTGCAGTAGTTCTAAGATGAACTGTTGATCATCCACAATCGGGTACATCTTCGGATCTAGTTTAGGGAATAGGTACAACGCCCCCTTCGGCTTTACACAACTCACACCCGGGATACTGGTCAGCATGTCGTAGGCTAGATCTCTTTGTTTATATAGTCGTCCAGTCGGTGCGACTAGATCATTAATACTTTGGTAACCACCTAATGCAGTTTGAATCGCATATTGCGCTGGTACGTTTGCACACAAACGCATGCTAGCCACAATATTTAGACCATCAATATAGTCAGCCGCGTGGCGTTTATCGCCAGACAAAATCATCCAACCTGCACGGAATCCACATGCACGATAGTTCTTAGATAAACCACCATAAGTTACGCAGAACACATCTTCTGCAAGCGAGGCAATCGCGGTATGTTTTTCTCCATCAAATAAAATCTTGTCGTATACCTCATCTGCGTACACGATTAGTTGGTGCTGACGCGCTACTTCTAGCAGTGCTTTGAGCATGTCGTCAGGGTAGACGGCACCTGTCGGGTTGTTTGGGTTGATGATGACCAGCGCACGGGTGTTTTCGGTAATTT
This Leeia speluncae DNA region includes the following protein-coding sequences:
- a CDS encoding pyridoxal phosphate-dependent aminotransferase, coding for MRSIQKSNKLANVCYEIRGPALAAAKQMEEDGHRIIKLNIGNLQPFGLEAPEEIIQDVIHNLPAASGYCDSKGLFSARKAIMHYTQQKGIKGVTMDDIYVGNGVSELILLSMNALLNNGDEVLVPAPDYPLWTAAVSLSGGTARHYLCDEANGWLPDIDDLRRKITENTRALVIINPNNPTGAVYPDDMLKALLEVARQHQLIVYADEVYDKILFDGEKHTAIASLAEDVFCVTYGGLSKNYRACGFRAGWMILSGDKRHAADYIDGLNIVASMRLCANVPAQYAIQTALGGYQSINDLVAPTGRLYKQRDLAYDMLTSIPGVSCVKPKGALYLFPKLDPKMYPIVDDQQFILELLQEEKVLLVQGTGFNWPRPDHLRVVFLPNQDDLTDAMNRIARFLDGYRKRHAGQ
- a CDS encoding GNAT family N-acetyltransferase; the protein is MHIIEITDAAGRIIAPEWLAKSEAVHRQLRPQLSDDYGLAMHGVFADGGEMIAAVNKEESQVLGIAVFRTYRNTFNGIHFYVDDLVTDSAQRSQGVGKLLIGHLSELAKKRGASKVKLDSGVQREDAHRFYFREQFVISCFNFTKKLES